A window of Rhododendron vialii isolate Sample 1 chromosome 11a, ASM3025357v1 contains these coding sequences:
- the LOC131307053 gene encoding probable leucine-rich repeat receptor-like protein kinase At1g35710, whose product MTPLAAKTLLPNLFVSCQGFFVFFVILSSVFPFNSTGLSSPATGKDVGEEGIQAAALLAWKANLDNQSQSLLSSWVVGSNHCNWIGIGCKRAGRVITHIDLNSHGLRGTLSNLNFSSLPHLLSFNLTNNSLYGTIPSSIGSLSSLTNLSLSANHLSGSIPPGIGQLSNLKILELNQNQIGGPIPKEIGSLISLIELTLHSNNLSGPIPTSIGNLLNLTTLFLHRNRLPGSIPKEVGMLRSLIYLRLAINNLTGTIPASIGNLKFLVSLAVFDILTGSIPPQFENLTLLGAFYASGNMFTGHLPDLCIRGSLQNFTATHNNFNGLIPKSLKNCSSLYRVRLEGNQLSGNISEDLGIYPNLDYIDLSDNNFYGKLSPKWGKCKNLKSLKMSNNNISGGIPPALVEATQLSRLDFSSNHLVGEIPTKFGSLVSLFDLKLNDNQLSGNIPPELGLLPNLVTLNLATNKLSGSIPRELGDCMRLLNLSLSNNRLGENIPLELGQLHGLESLDLGENL is encoded by the coding sequence ATGACACCCTTAGCAGCAAAGACACTACTTCCCAACCTGTTCGTTTCATGCCAaggtttttttgtctttttcgtCATCCTCTCATCGGTCTTTCCTTTCAATTCCACTGGTCTTTCTTCTCCTGCAACTGGAAAAGATGTTGGAGAAGAAGGAATACAAGCAGCGGCGCTCTTGGCGTGGAAAGCTAACCTTGACAACCAAAGTCAATCCCTCTTGTCCTCATGGGTTGTCGGAAGCAACCACTGCAATTGGATTGGAATTGGTTGTAAAAGGGCTGGCAGAGTCATCACTCATATTGACCTTAATAGTCATGGTTTGAGAGGTACACTATCGAATCTAAATTTCTCATCTCTCCCTCATCTTCTCAGCTTTAATCTTACAAACAACTCACTTTATGGGACCATCCCCTCCAGCATTGGTAGCCTTTCAAGTCTCACCAATCTTAGCTTGTCCGCCAACCATCTTTCCGGCTCAATACCACCTGGAATAGGCCAATTGTCAAATCTCAAGATCTTGGAGCTGAACCAAAATCAAATAGGTGGCCCCATCCCCAAGGAGATAGGATCGCTCATTTCTCTTATTGAGCTCACTTTACATTCAAACAATCTCTCTGGTCCAATTCCTACTTCTATAGGGAACTTGTTGAACTTAACCACTCTTTTCCTTCACCGCAATCGTCTTCCCGGGTCGATCCCCAAAGAAGTAGGGATGCTGAGGTCTCTCATTTATCTCAGACTCGCAATAAACAATCTCACAGGTACAATCCCTGCTTCTATAGGGAACCTAAAATTCCTTGTGTCTTTGGCTGTATTTGATATACTTACTGGATCTATTCCCCCAcaatttgaaaatcttacacTTTTGGGAGCTTTTTATGCAAGTGGTAACATGTTCACTGGTCATTTACCAGACCTATGCATACGTGGATCACTTCAAAACTTTACAGCCACACATAACAATTTCAATGGACTCATCCCCAAAAGCTTGAAAAATTGTAGCAGCTTATACAGGGTAAGGCTTGAGGGAAACCAACTTTCGGGAAACATATCAGAAGATCTTGGAATATACCCGAATTTGGATTATATTGATTTGAGCGACAACAATTTCTATGGCAAACTCTCTCCAAAATGGGGAAAgtgtaaaaatttaaaaagtctCAAAATGTCCAACAATAATATTTCTGGAGGGATACCCCCTGCATTGGTAGAGGCAACCCAACTTTCTAGACTTGATTTCTCTTCAAATCATTTAGTGGGAGAGATCCCAACGAAATTCGGTAGTTTGGTTTCTTTGTTTGACCTTAAGTTGAATGACAACCAACTATCAGGTAATATTCCTCCAGAACTCGGCCTCCTTCCAAACTTAGTGACTCTAAATTTGGCAACTAACAAATTAAGTGGCTCAATCCCTCGAGAGCTAGGAGATTGTATGCGGCTATTGAACTTGAGTTTGAGCAATAATAGACTTGGGGAAAACATTCCTTTGGAACTAGGTCAACTCCATGGCCTTGAAAGTCTTGATTTGGGTGAGAacttg
- the LOC131306509 gene encoding uncharacterized protein LOC131306509 encodes MFQNAELAGIDDIMITVRDGAKFFMDEAVQATPTAKSNTGKGKQTMIVDDDDVIPSFCSHKKVKLLSSDWSDGITTVGQRFEGGALDFKNVLRKFAIERGFEYTLSKNDKVRVTAQCKYRTVKKCMWHVHARIMPGNEFFHILDMDLAHTCGFAVRTLTNPHATAELVADLVGDDVRGKHQTKPVDVVKGIKRDYGLNISYHQAWWGIEKARSLVFGDYVKSFSCLKWYVGAAKSTNPGSHIELQIDEETKRFKRLFVAFGACVQGFNQCRPLIFLVAAHLKGRYRGTIMAATGKNGNQGIFPICFAIVDGETYENWRWFLEHLRSILAPGRDITFISDRHTGLLMARRDIFPESGHEYCLLHLKRNLRDHLKGTTRAYKERVVSEFVRCAYAPTREIFHQNMTKLLSHDDGKVEEFLTNLRHENWSNAFFRGQRYGEMTSNVAELFNAWIEAERHLPITILVDDLRKKIMNLMSERREEASKWGCQICPEMDKRMRASFNESRTWVVSAAGDGVYEVHSFPNVTVDIIRRICSCQKWQLTGFPCAHTVIVLSSSGKDMTEYVDPYYFSQTFGASYSTSIHPIPTVWMPERPVVEDFLLPPLCKKPPGRPKNKRIPSRGENVTFIRCGRCGKMGKHNRQTCKDAM; translated from the exons ATGTTCCAAAATGCTGAGCTTGCTGGTATCGATGATATTATGATCACGGTGAGAGATGGTGCAAAGTTTTTCATGGATGAGGCCGTTCAAGCTACCCCAACTGCAAAATCTAATACCGGTAAGGGCAAGCAGACCATGATTGTCGACGATGACGACGTCATTCCGTCGTTCTGTTCccacaaaaaagtgaagttgCTATCTTCTGATTGGTCAGATGGTATTACAACGGTTGGTCAAAGGTTTGAGGGTGGCGCTTTGGATTTCAAAAACGTGTTGCGAAAGTTTGCTATCGAGCGGGGGTTCGAATATACTTTGTCAAAAAATGACAAGGTTCGTGTTACTGCCCAGTGCAAATATCGAACGGTCAAAAAATGCATGTGGCATGTGCATGCCAGAATAATGCCGGGGAATGAGTTTTTCCATATCTTAGATATGGACCTAGCTCACACATGTGGTTTTGCCGTACGGACGCTTACAAACCCGCATGCCACCGCAGAGTTGGTTGCTGACTTAGTTGGCGATGATGTTCGGggcaaacaccaaacaaagcctGTTGATGTTGTTAAAGGAATCAAAAGAGATTATGGACTAAATATCTCGTACCACCAGGCATGGTGGGGAATTGAGAAGGCCAGGAGTCTCGTGTTCGGTGACTATGTGAAATCTTTCTCGTGTTTGAAATGGTATGTTGGCGCAGCTAAAAGCACAAACCCGGGCAGCCACATCGAATTGCAAATTGACGAGGAAACTAAACGGTTCAAAAGGTTGTTTGTTGCTTTCGGTGCATGTGTGCAAGGATTCAATCAGTGTCGGCCCCTAATTTTCCTTGTTGCAGCCCATCTTAAAGGGAGGTATAGGGGGACAATAATGGCAGCCACCGGGAAGAACGGCAACCAAG GAATTTTTCCAATCTGTTTTGCAATTGTTGATGGTGAAACTTACGAAAATTGGCGTTGGTTTTTGGAGCATTTACGATCAATACTTGCGCCTGGGAGGGATATCACCTTCATATCGGACCGTCATACGGGGTTGCTTATGGCTAGGCGGGACATATTTCCAGAGTCCGGTCATGAGTATTGTCTTCTCCACTTGAAGAGGAATTTGAGAGATCATTTGAAAGGAACAACCAGAGCTTATAAAGAGAGGGTGGTGAGTGAGTTTGTTCGATGTGCGTATGCTCCTACACGGGAGATTTTCCACCAAAATATGACTAAGCTTTTGAGTCATGATGATGGTAAGGTGGAAGAATTCCTAACAAATTTACGCcatgaaaattggagcaatgcATTTTTCCGGGGTCAACGGTACGGCGAAATGACATCCAATGTTGCCGAATTATTCAATGCGTGGATCGAGGCTGAGAGGCACCTTCCGATCACAATTCTTGTTGATGACCTGAGAAAGAAGATCATGAACCTAATGtcagagaggagagaagaagcaAGCAAATGGGGGTGCCAAATTTGCCCAGAAATGGACAAGAGGATGAGGGCATCGTTCAATGAGTCGAGGACATGGGTAGTCAGCGCAGCCGGTGATGGTGTCTATGAGGTGCACTCTTTTCCTAACGTAACAGTTGACATTATTAGGCGCATTTGCTCATGCCAAAAATGGCAACTTACTGGGTTTCCATGTGCCCACACTGTTATCGTGCTTTCTTCGAGTGGGAAGGATATGACCGAGTATGTGGACCCCTATTACTTTTCACAAACATTCGGTGCCTCTTACTCCACCTCGATCCACCCGATACCAACTGTGTGGATGCCCGAGCGTCCGGTTGTTGAGGATTTTCTCCTTCCTCCACTTTGCAAGAAGCCACCCGGACGACCCAAGAATAAGCGAATTCCCTCAAGGGGGGAGAACGTAACTTTTATTAGATGTGGGAGGTGTGGCAAGATGGGGAAACACAATCGCCAAACATGCAAAGATGCTATGTAG
- the LOC131306516 gene encoding uncharacterized protein LOC131306516 isoform X2: MLTILSQGRKRDLLSLNRLETLGQTQCTVYSRARRKLRLKKCGMKPILGKIQHLSSYNLVFHSICSKYSKEQIDHVTPSFVCSTIIWSRTVLGCSVFVEDIRQLIVDPAISGNVIDAYVEILSTEQGGVADQMQGDCTQVKNKTVYVFTCNFLKNQVESYWKSTRDGLLTTQDCEPTVTVPNRKIVASIAVLLCVISSGNTIKTKKLRRS; the protein is encoded by the exons ATGTTGACAATTTTATCGCAGGGCCGGAAAAGGGACCTTTTAAGCCTAAACCGATTAGAAACCTTAGGACAAACGCAGTGCACCGTCTACTCTCGAGCGAGGAGAAAgctaagattaaaaaaatgtgGGATGAAGCCTATACTAGGTAAAATTCAGCACCTGAGCTCTTATAATTTGGTATTTCATTCTATATGTTCTAAATATTCTAAAGAACAAATTGACCATGTCACTCCCTCGTTTGTATGCAGCACGATTATATGGTCAAGGACCGTTCTGGGATGTTCCGTGTTTGTTGAAGATATCCGTCAACTCATTGTTGATCCTGCGATATCAGGGAAT GTTATTGATGCATACGTGGAGATCCTATCAACTGAGCAAGGAGGTGTGGCAGATCAGATGCAGGGTGATTGCACACAAGTGAAGAACAAGACGGTTTATGTATTCACGTGCAATTTTTTG AAAAATCAAGTGGAAAGTTATTGGAAAAGCACTAGAGATGGATTGCTAACCACCCAGGATTGCGAACCCACAGTGACAGTCCCCAACAGGAAGATAGTAG CCTCGATTGCGGTGTTATTGTGTGTTATATCATCCGGCAATACTATCAAAACGAAGAAATTGCGCCGATCCTAA
- the LOC131306516 gene encoding uncharacterized protein LOC131306516 isoform X1 yields MIRTQESEHTVEDFLKQGSLHMEYGAEIASRISYIRDSGPSVEYIGNPTEHDQNSRLIGELRDQIANMKDHMKQIEEIHAREIAIKDKKIESLDESVLVLLSENSNLWDQLTETAVHEVTQKYRPMTPEEQERSMITRLKARMRKDTEKEEYEYGQKRKRHTSESSKVDAEVDPKGVIDVDNFIAGPEKGPFKPKPIRNLRTNAVHRLLSSEEKAKIKKMWDEAYTRLLMHTWRSYQLSKEVWQIRCRVIAHK; encoded by the exons ATGATAAGGACTCAGGAAAGTGAGCACACGGTGGAGGATTTCTTGAAACAGGGCAGTTTGCACATGGAATATGGTGCTGAAATTGCATCACGAATCAGTTATATTCGGGACAGTGGTCCTAGTGTTGAATACATCGGTAATCCAACAGAACATGATCAGAATTCAAGGCTAATTGGTGAGCTCCGTGACCAAATAGCGAATATGAAGGACCATATGAAACAGATTGAGGAGATACATGCGAGAGAAATTGCAATTAAGGACAAGAAGATTGAAAGCTTGGATGAAAGTGTTTTGGTCCTACTGAGTGAAAATAGTAATCTATGGGATCAACTTACGGAGACAGCGGTACACGAAGTGACACAGAAATACAGACCCATGACACCGGAGGAGCAAGAGCGTTCTATGATTACCCGTCTGAAAGCGAGGATGAGGAAGGACACCGAAAAAGAAGAGTACGAGTATGGACAGAAACGTAAGAGACATACATCAGAATCGTCAAAAGTAGATGCAGAAGTCGACCCCAAAGGAGTGATCGATGTTGACAATTTTATCGCAGGGCCGGAAAAGGGACCTTTTAAGCCTAAACCGATTAGAAACCTTAGGACAAACGCAGTGCACCGTCTACTCTCGAGCGAGGAGAAAgctaagattaaaaaaatgtgGGATGAAGCCTATACTAG GTTATTGATGCATACGTGGAGATCCTATCAACTGAGCAAGGAGGTGTGGCAGATCAGATGCAGGGTGATTGCACACAAGTGA